In a single window of the Elaeis guineensis isolate ETL-2024a chromosome 6, EG11, whole genome shotgun sequence genome:
- the LOC105047221 gene encoding LOW QUALITY PROTEIN: probable WRKY transcription factor 31 (The sequence of the model RefSeq protein was modified relative to this genomic sequence to represent the inferred CDS: inserted 1 base in 1 codon): MGTGGGGLSLGISSDSAGFKTGGVMDSFLGGGLKRKSGSVESEHHFPTSLRCHDEPADGEEKRRVVGEVDFFSDEIRRERARPDSDSNAPDISIKKEDLTINMGLHLLTTNTGTDQSTMDDGLSVNEDKESKSDLAAVQAELGRINQENQRLKSMLSHATNNFNSLHMHFIALMQERNQRNGSLQGHEVIDHEKTGDKRSKHEDPTAPRQFLDLGLASLAGEGSHPTTEGGSQDRSISPPNNAEVLSMDYSLKENYNSKEAVPIDRERSDGRDVRATFREESPGKASQSWIPNKAAKLSPSKTSDQEAQEATMRKARVSVRARSEAPMITDGCQWRKYGQKMAKGNPCPRAYYRCTMAAGCPVRKQVQRCAEDRSVLITTYEGNHNHPLPPXAKEMASTTSAAANTLLCGSMSSTDGLMNSNFLASSSSMAAISASAPFPTVTLDLTHVSSVAFRRPSTQFQVPFPNGAAAPGLGSTPTTSLPLEFGQTLFNQSKFSGFQMDRPRVSQPKVDSVRPSSLADTVSAATAAMAADPNFTAVVAAAITSIIGGGRGGSGAAQTGNSNNNKGSENGIGN, encoded by the exons ATGGGAACGGGTGGTGGGGGGTTGAGCTTGGGGATTTCTAGTGACTCGGCTGGGTTCAAGACTGGTGGTGTGATGGACTCGTTCCTCGGTGGAGGTTTGAAGCGGAAAAGTGGATCAGTGGAGTCCGAGCATCACTTTCCGACGAGTCTCCGCTGCCACGATGAGCCGGCCGACGGTGAGGAGAAGCGGAGGGTGGTGGGTGAGGTGGATTTCTTCTCGGATGAGATCAGGAGAGAACGGGCGCGACCGGACTCGGATTCCAACGCGCCTGACATTAGTATCAAGAAAGAGGATCTCACCATTAAC ATGGGTTTGCACCTTCTTACAACCAACACTGGAACCGATCAATCAACGATGGACGACGGGTTGTCAGTCAACGAGGATAAAGAGAGCAAGAGTGAT ttggcagCAGTGCAAGCCGAGCTTGGGCGCATAAATCAAGAGAACCAGAGGCTAAAGAGCATGTTAAGCCATgcgaccaacaacttcaactcCCTTCACATGCATTTCATCGCACTGATGCAGGAGAGGAACCAAAGAAATGGAAGCCTACAAGGGCACGAG GTCATTGATCATGAGAAAACGGGCGATAAACGAAGCAAACATGAAGATCCTACTGCGCCAAGACAGTTTCTGGATCTTGGGCTGGCTTCGTTGGCTGGTGAGGGCTCCCACCCTACAACGGAAGGTGGAAGCCAGGATCGGTCCATATCCCCGCCTAACAATGCGGAAGTGCTGTCAATGGATTACAGCCTAAAGGAGAATTATAACAGCAAAGAAGCAGTCCCAATCGATCGCGAGAGATCGGATGGCAGGGATGTTAGGGCTACGTTTAGAGAGGAAAGTCCTGGTAAAGCGTCTCAAAGTTGGATCCCAAACAAAGCAGCAAAATTATCCCCTTCAAAGACTTCCGACCAAGAAGCCCAGGAAGCCACCATGAGGAAGGCTCGTGTGTCAGTCCGAGCACGGTCCGAAGCACCCATG ATCACAGATGGATGCCAATGGAGGAAGTATGGGCAGAAGATGGCGAAGGGAAATCCTTGTCCCCGGGCTTACTACCGGTGCACCATGGCTGCCGGCTGCCCGGTCCGCAAACAA GTCCAAAGGTGTGCGGAGGATCGATCGGTCTTGATAACAACCTATGAAGGGAATCACAACCACCCACTCCCCC CGGCCAAGGAGATGGCATCGACCACTTCAGCGGCGGCAAACACGCTCTTATGTGGATCCATGTCGAGCACCGATGGGCTAATGAACTCTAATTTCCTTGCAAGCTCGTCCAGCATGGCCGCCATATCAGCATCAGCTCCGTTCCCCACCGTGACATTAGACCTCACACACGTTTCCAGTGTTGCGTTCCGAAGGCCATCAACCCAGTTCCAGGTTCCATTTCCAAACGGTGCTGCTGCCCCTGGTCTTGGCTCGACACCAACGACTTCTTTGCCACTGGAATTTGGGCAGACGCtcttcaaccaatcaaaattctCAGGGTTTCAGATGGATAGGCCGCGAGTTTCACAGCCAAAGGTAGATTCCGTGCGGCCGTCATCTCTGGCTGACACGGTGAGCGCTGCCACGGCAGCCATGGCGGCAGACCCAAACTTCACCGCGGTGGTTGCAGCTGCCATCACCTCCATCATCGGCGGTGGTCGCGGCGGTAGCGGGGCTGCCCAAACAGGCAACAGCAATAATAACAAGGGGAGTGAAAACGGGATAGGAAATTAA